The following proteins are co-located in the Labrys monachus genome:
- a CDS encoding carbohydrate ABC transporter permease has product MASPATPADRGLPGAMPGRSRLVPWLLAAPLLVGLAVFALYPFLDILALSLSKSSLGRPFQHWPILANFLSLARSEEFHAALLRTTIFAVPVSLAELVLGLGIALLLHSSLREARWVHSLILLPLMTPPMMVAVAWKLILAPVGGLLNGVLLGWGLADSPVSFLGTMPAAFLSIAVADTWQWTPFIAILAYAALQVLPDEVFEAARVDGASPAKMFWYVTLPMLAPTLLAIFLLRVVMAFKLFDLVYGLTFGGPGFSTTVASFKIWRTALQEFDVGLAASQTLVFAVLVSLVTLPITWLHRRSEEWAG; this is encoded by the coding sequence ATGGCTAGTCCGGCGACCCCTGCCGATCGGGGCCTGCCGGGCGCCATGCCCGGCCGGTCGCGGCTGGTGCCGTGGCTGCTGGCGGCGCCCCTGCTCGTCGGCCTCGCGGTGTTCGCACTCTATCCGTTCCTCGACATCCTCGCCCTGTCGCTGTCGAAGAGCAGCCTCGGCCGGCCCTTCCAGCACTGGCCGATCCTCGCCAACTTCCTGTCGCTCGCCCGCAGCGAGGAGTTCCACGCCGCGCTGCTGCGGACGACGATCTTCGCCGTCCCCGTCTCCCTGGCCGAACTCGTCCTCGGCCTCGGCATCGCGCTGCTGCTGCATTCCAGCCTGCGGGAGGCGCGCTGGGTGCACAGCCTGATCCTGCTGCCGCTGATGACGCCGCCGATGATGGTGGCCGTCGCCTGGAAGCTGATCCTGGCCCCCGTGGGGGGCCTGCTCAACGGCGTGCTGCTCGGCTGGGGCCTCGCCGATTCCCCGGTCTCGTTCCTCGGCACCATGCCGGCGGCCTTCCTGTCGATCGCGGTCGCCGATACCTGGCAATGGACGCCCTTCATCGCCATCCTGGCCTATGCGGCGCTGCAGGTGCTGCCCGACGAAGTGTTCGAAGCGGCCCGCGTCGACGGCGCGTCGCCGGCCAAGATGTTCTGGTACGTCACCCTGCCGATGCTGGCGCCGACGCTGCTCGCCATCTTCCTCCTCCGGGTGGTGATGGCCTTCAAGCTGTTCGACCTCGTCTACGGCCTCACCTTCGGCGGTCCCGGCTTCAGCACCACGGTCGCCAGCTTCAAGATCTGGCGGACGGCGTTGCAGGAATTCGACGTCGGCCTGGCGGCGTCGCAGACGCTGGTCTTCGCCGTGCTGGTCAGCCTCGTCACCCTGCCGATCACCTGGCTTCACCGCCGCAGCGAGGAATGGGCAGGATGA
- a CDS encoding Zn-ribbon domain-containing OB-fold protein: MDQYGSLPRQTPQKQAAQNRPMPRITPLNKPFWDYARQSIFALQTCNACGDAHIPESPICPVCLGDDQSWQPSSGKGTLESWADFHRAYWDGFKDDLPYRTCLVRLDEGPLLISNLVGDQEGVAIGARVEVVFEPVNDEIVLPKFTLSKSGRARVPSDGG, encoded by the coding sequence ATGGATCAATATGGTTCGCTGCCCAGGCAAACTCCGCAGAAGCAGGCCGCCCAGAACAGGCCGATGCCGCGGATCACCCCGCTCAACAAGCCGTTCTGGGACTATGCGCGGCAGTCGATCTTCGCCCTGCAGACCTGCAACGCCTGCGGTGACGCGCATATTCCGGAATCGCCGATCTGCCCCGTCTGCCTCGGCGACGACCAGTCCTGGCAGCCGTCGAGCGGCAAGGGCACGCTCGAATCCTGGGCCGATTTCCATCGCGCCTATTGGGATGGCTTCAAGGACGACCTGCCCTACCGGACCTGTCTCGTGCGGCTCGACGAAGGACCGCTGCTGATCAGCAATCTCGTCGGCGACCAGGAGGGCGTGGCGATCGGCGCGCGGGTCGAAGTGGTGTTCGAACCGGTGAACGACGAGATCGTGCTGCCGAAATTCACCCTGTCGAAATCCGGCCGGGCGCGCGTGCCTTCGGATGGGGGCTAG
- a CDS encoding phytochelatin synthase family protein — translation MPNRFLRSLSMALCLLATAASADTLALPDRLVDLRSPKGAALLLEAQALDSYLPISTTFVTQKTQAYCGVASMVMVLNAIGAPAPVSAEYQPYAIFTQDNVLDAKSDAILPRDLLARQGMTLDQLGGLLGLFPVTADVHHAAPGGLDAFRRSASEYLAGPGRFVLVNYLRKSLGQELGGHISPLAAYDAKADRFLILDVARYKYPPVWVTASDLFDAMNTTDAANEGKTRGYVLVSKKAPFAAPKQ, via the coding sequence ATGCCCAACCGCTTCCTTCGATCGCTGTCGATGGCCCTGTGCCTGCTGGCAACGGCGGCTTCGGCCGATACGCTGGCCCTGCCCGACCGGCTGGTCGACCTGCGCTCTCCCAAGGGCGCGGCTCTTCTGCTCGAGGCGCAGGCGCTCGATTCCTACCTCCCGATCAGCACAACCTTCGTGACCCAGAAGACCCAGGCCTATTGCGGCGTCGCCTCCATGGTGATGGTGCTGAACGCCATCGGGGCGCCCGCGCCGGTCAGCGCCGAATATCAGCCCTACGCCATCTTCACGCAGGACAACGTCCTCGACGCCAAGAGCGACGCGATCCTGCCGCGCGACCTCCTCGCCCGGCAGGGCATGACGCTCGATCAGCTCGGTGGTTTGCTGGGCCTGTTTCCGGTCACCGCGGACGTGCACCACGCCGCCCCGGGCGGCCTCGACGCGTTCCGCCGCAGCGCGAGCGAATACCTTGCCGGCCCGGGCCGTTTCGTGCTGGTGAACTATCTCAGGAAATCGCTCGGGCAGGAACTCGGCGGCCATATCTCGCCCCTCGCCGCCTATGACGCGAAGGCGGACCGCTTCCTGATCCTCGATGTCGCGCGCTACAAATACCCGCCCGTCTGGGTGACGGCGTCCGATCTCTTCGACGCCATGAACACCACCGACGCGGCGAACGAGGGCAAGACGCGGGGCTATGTGCTGGTGTCCAAGAAGGCGCCGTTCGCCGCGCCGAAGCAGTAA
- a CDS encoding cold-shock protein: protein MKGFVMTTGTVKWYNSTKGFGFIQPDDGGADVFVHVSAVERAGMREIVEGQKLGFDVARDSRSGKVAAENLKAA, encoded by the coding sequence ATGAAAGGGTTCGTCATGACCACCGGCACAGTTAAATGGTACAATTCCACCAAGGGTTTCGGCTTCATTCAGCCTGACGATGGCGGCGCGGATGTGTTCGTTCACGTCTCGGCCGTCGAGCGCGCCGGCATGCGCGAAATCGTCGAGGGCCAGAAGCTCGGCTTCGACGTGGCGCGCGACAGCCGCTCCGGCAAGGTGGCAGCCGAGAATCTCAAGGCTGCCTAA
- a CDS encoding ABC transporter substrate-binding protein, with product MKHLDPRGRRGLSMPQTRRQFLGTAAAAGAAALAGSGTAWSAPDLAGVTLNLMVIQPHVTGGRIIAEAFGKATGAKVNVLPVPNDQIQQKATLDVQSGSNVYDVIDYWYGLLGALADDGTVIDVTDRIGKDFAGADLLPAIYDPYTLYDGKRWGVPYDGDSHVLFVNTEILERNGQKAPETWDEYLATAKAITEAEKGKGIFGTALLGVKQPFMIGCSYANRLAGFGGRFLDDAGKPVLDSDISIAAAQAMLDVAPYALPTPLETGFEQGLPAFLSGKAAMIEFWTDLGVNAQDPKTSQIVDKWNVVQIPVGGANKQHRGSLDAGFGLAISAGSKQPDAAWELIKFACSKAMNLELTLTPGTGIDPIYTSVLDSPEYRKAAPKVQAAAAQALHGALAWPTGASASKMLQSLADQLALVLDRSKTPRQAMQDAQASWLGIMNG from the coding sequence ATGAAGCATCTCGATCCGAGGGGACGACGCGGCCTATCGATGCCGCAGACCCGCCGCCAGTTCCTGGGCACGGCGGCGGCTGCCGGCGCCGCCGCCCTCGCCGGCAGCGGCACGGCCTGGTCGGCGCCCGATCTCGCCGGCGTGACGCTGAACCTGATGGTGATCCAGCCGCACGTCACCGGCGGGCGCATCATCGCCGAAGCGTTCGGCAAGGCGACCGGCGCCAAGGTCAACGTGCTGCCGGTGCCCAACGACCAGATCCAGCAGAAGGCGACGCTCGACGTGCAGTCGGGCTCGAACGTCTACGACGTCATCGACTATTGGTACGGCCTGCTCGGCGCGCTCGCCGACGACGGCACGGTCATCGACGTCACCGACCGCATCGGCAAGGATTTCGCCGGCGCGGACCTGCTGCCGGCGATCTACGACCCCTACACGCTCTATGACGGCAAGCGCTGGGGCGTGCCTTATGACGGCGACTCGCATGTGCTGTTCGTCAACACCGAGATCCTGGAGCGCAACGGGCAGAAGGCGCCGGAAACCTGGGACGAATATCTGGCCACCGCCAAGGCGATCACCGAGGCGGAGAAGGGCAAGGGCATCTTCGGCACCGCGCTTCTCGGCGTGAAGCAGCCCTTCATGATCGGCTGCAGCTACGCCAACCGCCTCGCCGGCTTCGGCGGCCGCTTCCTCGACGACGCCGGCAAGCCGGTGCTCGACAGCGACATCAGCATCGCCGCCGCGCAGGCCATGCTCGACGTCGCGCCCTACGCCTTACCGACGCCGCTGGAGACCGGCTTCGAACAGGGCCTGCCGGCCTTCCTGTCCGGCAAGGCGGCGATGATCGAGTTCTGGACCGATCTCGGCGTCAACGCCCAGGATCCGAAGACTTCGCAGATCGTCGACAAATGGAACGTCGTGCAGATCCCGGTCGGCGGTGCCAACAAGCAGCATCGCGGCTCGCTCGATGCCGGCTTCGGCCTGGCGATCTCGGCCGGCTCCAAGCAGCCGGATGCGGCGTGGGAACTGATCAAGTTCGCCTGCAGCAAGGCGATGAACCTCGAGCTGACGCTGACGCCCGGCACCGGCATCGACCCGATCTACACCTCCGTCCTCGACAGCCCGGAGTACAGAAAGGCGGCTCCGAAGGTGCAGGCCGCGGCGGCGCAGGCGCTCCACGGCGCCCTCGCCTGGCCCACCGGCGCCTCCGCCTCGAAGATGCTGCAGTCGCTGGCGGACCAGCTCGCCCTCGTCCTCGACAGGAGCAAGACGCCCAGGCAGGCGATGCAGGACGCGCAGGCCTCCTGGCTCGGCATCATGAATGGCTAG
- a CDS encoding aldo/keto reductase gives MTFTPDDIAGSARVLLGHSDLLVRPVGLGCMGMSQFYGAADDAQSTRTVREALDLGIDFIDTADIYGAANMLVGDENRGFGHNEQLIGGAIAGRRDEVVLATKFAVRLTEDGKGVRIDGHPAYVASACEASLSRLGVEVIDLYYAHRLDPKVPVEDTVGAMARLVEQGKVRAIGLSEVSAAQLRKAHSVHPITALQSEYSLWERGVEAEMLPACRELGIAFVPFSPLGRSMLTGAVTAGTRFAAGDFRITDPRFSAENLATNFAAVEALTALAEGKGCRPGQIALAWLLAQPFDIVPIPGTKRIEYVHENLAATNVPLSRDEIAYLGAAFAPDRIAGARYAPNDPGRRVDED, from the coding sequence ATGACCTTCACGCCCGATGATATTGCCGGCTCGGCCCGCGTGCTGCTGGGCCATTCCGATCTTCTTGTCCGCCCCGTCGGGCTGGGCTGCATGGGCATGTCGCAGTTCTACGGGGCGGCTGATGACGCCCAGTCGACCAGGACGGTCCGCGAGGCCTTGGACCTCGGCATCGACTTCATCGACACCGCCGACATCTATGGCGCGGCCAATATGTTGGTCGGTGATGAGAACCGCGGCTTTGGACACAATGAGCAACTGATCGGTGGAGCGATCGCCGGGCGCCGAGACGAGGTCGTGCTGGCGACCAAATTCGCCGTCCGGCTCACCGAAGACGGCAAGGGCGTCCGCATCGACGGACATCCGGCCTATGTCGCCTCCGCTTGCGAGGCGAGCCTGAGCCGTCTAGGCGTCGAGGTCATCGACCTCTATTATGCCCATAGGCTCGATCCCAAAGTGCCGGTCGAGGATACGGTCGGCGCCATGGCCCGGCTGGTCGAACAGGGCAAGGTGCGCGCCATCGGCCTCAGCGAAGTGAGCGCGGCCCAGCTTCGCAAGGCCCATTCCGTTCACCCGATAACGGCGCTGCAGTCCGAATATTCGCTGTGGGAGCGTGGCGTGGAGGCGGAAATGCTGCCCGCCTGCCGAGAGCTCGGCATTGCCTTCGTGCCGTTCAGCCCGCTCGGGCGCTCGATGCTGACTGGTGCGGTCACCGCCGGGACGCGCTTTGCCGCGGGCGACTTCCGGATCACCGATCCGCGCTTCTCGGCCGAGAACCTCGCCACCAACTTTGCCGCGGTCGAGGCACTCACGGCGCTGGCCGAGGGCAAGGGCTGCCGTCCGGGCCAGATCGCGCTCGCCTGGCTGCTTGCCCAGCCATTCGACATCGTGCCGATCCCTGGCACCAAGCGCATCGAATATGTGCACGAAAACCTGGCCGCGACCAATGTGCCCTTGAGCCGCGACGAGATCGCCTATCTCGGTGCCGCCTTCGCGCCGGATCGGATCGCAGGAGCGCGCTACGCCCCAAACGATCCCGGGCGACGCGTAGATGAAGACTGA
- a CDS encoding thiolase family protein, with amino-acid sequence MHEFRSLRDRVAVVGVGTTAYGSFPHTDEFGLAAQAFRHAIEDCGLDKDKVDGLLTCRIPSYSRMGEVLGLDPRWTVTLPGHGRMSGIGLIEATIALATGQADYVALLYANIGRSRRVFYGGDEMPGSWDPWGFTSPGAAHALMFRRHMELYGTTTRQLAEVSVAFREHAILNPGAVMKAPMTIDDHEASRPIVAPLRLLDYCLINDGAVCLILTTAERAADLAKPPVRISGFAGREAYRNASIENFEPEFWYGHVAAAGAEAFAMAGVERNDVDALMCYDNFSPTVLFSLEGLGFCPRGEAGRFVEGGTLKLDGRLPTNTDGGHLSNSYMQGWALNVEAVRQLRGECGARQVRDCEVVTYVQATPCARAIVYTRA; translated from the coding sequence ATGCACGAATTCCGCAGCCTTCGCGATCGGGTTGCCGTGGTTGGCGTCGGCACGACGGCCTATGGCAGTTTTCCGCACACCGACGAGTTCGGCCTGGCGGCGCAGGCCTTTCGCCATGCAATCGAGGATTGCGGCCTCGACAAGGACAAGGTCGACGGCCTCCTCACCTGCCGCATCCCCAGCTATTCGCGCATGGGCGAGGTCCTCGGCCTCGATCCGCGCTGGACGGTGACCCTGCCGGGCCATGGCCGCATGTCGGGCATCGGTCTCATCGAGGCGACGATCGCGCTCGCCACCGGGCAGGCCGACTATGTCGCGCTGCTCTATGCGAATATCGGCCGCTCGCGCCGCGTCTTCTATGGCGGCGACGAGATGCCGGGCTCTTGGGACCCCTGGGGCTTCACCTCGCCCGGCGCGGCGCACGCCCTGATGTTTCGCCGCCACATGGAGCTCTACGGCACCACCACCCGCCAGCTCGCCGAGGTCTCCGTCGCCTTTCGCGAGCACGCGATCCTCAATCCAGGCGCCGTGATGAAGGCGCCGATGACCATCGACGACCACGAGGCTTCCAGGCCGATCGTCGCGCCGTTGCGCCTGCTGGACTACTGCCTGATCAATGACGGCGCCGTCTGCCTGATCCTCACCACCGCCGAACGCGCCGCCGACCTCGCCAAGCCGCCGGTCAGGATCAGCGGCTTCGCCGGGCGCGAAGCCTATCGCAATGCGTCGATCGAGAATTTCGAGCCCGAATTCTGGTACGGCCACGTCGCGGCGGCCGGCGCCGAGGCCTTCGCCATGGCGGGTGTCGAGCGGAACGATGTCGATGCCCTCATGTGCTACGACAATTTCAGCCCGACCGTGCTGTTCAGCCTCGAAGGGCTCGGATTCTGCCCGCGCGGCGAAGCCGGCCGCTTCGTCGAGGGCGGCACGCTGAAACTGGACGGACGCCTGCCGACCAACACCGACGGCGGCCATCTTTCCAATTCCTACATGCAGGGCTGGGCGCTGAACGTCGAAGCCGTGCGCCAGCTGCGCGGCGAATGCGGCGCCCGGCAGGTCCGGGACTGCGAAGTCGTGACCTATGTGCAGGCGACGCCCTGCGCGCGGGCGATCGTCTACACGCGAGCATGA
- a CDS encoding IclR family transcriptional regulator translates to MRETETREGAAALFTPMLNETSHFPSGAAARPHPQPAPPSARPHGGHDGGVKSATRALEIIELFAVHRHPLSVTEIADALAIPQSSSSVLLQAMSQAGFIARDRRTRKYMPSIRSVFLGNWIHDTLFREGSLLRALDTLSLAADANVRLGVRNGIHVQYVHVSWPRTEPDRQHLAPGMMMPICHDGLGRILLAAEGEAEARSIVRHANAIGDGPGAVNVEAFMPSLRRHRAAGFAECDDLENTGERVLAVPLPARFDNPVAIGLGVAADRLPAERPALLAMLETRVKDAWGM, encoded by the coding sequence ATGCGCGAGACAGAAACGAGGGAGGGAGCCGCAGCGCTCTTCACGCCCATGCTGAACGAGACCAGTCACTTCCCCTCCGGCGCCGCGGCGAGGCCGCATCCGCAACCGGCTCCCCCGTCGGCCCGCCCGCATGGCGGCCATGACGGCGGCGTCAAATCGGCGACCCGTGCGCTCGAGATCATCGAACTCTTCGCGGTCCACCGGCACCCGCTGTCGGTGACGGAGATCGCCGACGCCCTCGCCATCCCGCAATCGAGCTCCTCGGTGCTGCTGCAGGCGATGAGCCAGGCCGGCTTCATCGCACGAGACCGGCGGACCCGCAAATACATGCCGAGCATCCGCTCGGTCTTCCTCGGCAACTGGATCCACGACACGCTCTTCCGCGAGGGCAGCCTGCTCAGGGCGCTCGATACGCTGAGCCTCGCCGCCGACGCCAATGTCCGGCTGGGCGTGCGCAACGGCATCCATGTCCAGTATGTCCATGTCTCCTGGCCGCGGACCGAACCGGACAGGCAGCATCTGGCGCCCGGCATGATGATGCCGATCTGCCATGACGGGCTTGGCCGGATATTGCTCGCCGCCGAGGGCGAGGCGGAAGCGCGCAGCATCGTGCGCCACGCCAATGCCATCGGCGACGGGCCCGGCGCCGTCAATGTCGAAGCCTTCATGCCGTCGCTCCGCCGCCACCGGGCCGCCGGCTTCGCCGAATGCGACGACCTGGAGAACACCGGCGAGCGCGTGCTCGCGGTACCGCTGCCGGCGCGCTTCGACAATCCCGTCGCCATCGGGCTGGGCGTCGCCGCCGACCGGCTGCCGGCCGAGCGGCCGGCGTTGCTGGCCATGCTCGAAACGCGGGTGAAAGACGCCTGGGGCATGTGA
- a CDS encoding CaiB/BaiF CoA-transferase family protein, whose product MDAPGMLAGLRVIEFADETAEYCGLLLAGLGAEVLKIEPPGGSPTRGIAPFWQDRPDPEGSLYFWAYNRGKRSAVLDLEAAGGRDRLLDLLGEADILLDSSRGRLNQVLALDRAALAARFPALVVARMTPFGDDGPWSAFKGSDLVHLALGGVMMNCGYDPDLAGRYDLPPIAPQMWHAYHIAGEQLVIGILAALIDRLASGQGQDVACAVHEAVSKNTELDLMSWVMRRAPLLRQTCRHATEAVSRVPNVSHTKDGRWYMTWGVGARDKANLVPFLKRYDMAADLKPPGADADLNARSVPGSSVGDEAGAHTLEVVQRFVRATTYATTPWKEAQAAGLLWAPLRKPHENAQDEHWLKRGTVSDIVHPEAGRSFQYATGKWLSSETRWQAGRPAPRIGEHTQEGFAGARPPRPDKVPASPRPPVLSARAKPFALQGVRILDFSWFLASAGGTRFAAALGAECLKVEWKENPDTRLAAMAPVGGRAAREAATAPLPGVDDPDMGGQYNNKNAGKRGISLNIRHPKGLDIARRLVALSDVVAEGFSPGVLDRLGLGYEVQRAIRPDIIYVQQSGMGSYGTYGRLRTVGPIAASFAGTNDMSGLPEPAMPAGWGYSYLDWMGAYGFAQAILGSLYHRAVTGRGQRIDASQCEAGIFLCSQAILEWSANGKVWQRSGNRSPGGHAAPHGAYRCRGEDRWLAISCFDDAEWQALACVAGHGEWATDPRFLSLDARLGHQDELDALVSGWTQGLDAYDGMARLQAAGVPAGVCQTAEDRCDRDPQLAALAWLTEVDGTKIGRWPVAEIPVKLDRTPAHVGGPVDRGAPCYGEDNDYVLGELLGHTTAEIRSFEAEGVI is encoded by the coding sequence ATGGATGCCCCTGGCATGCTGGCGGGGCTGCGCGTGATCGAATTCGCCGACGAGACGGCCGAATATTGCGGGCTGCTGCTGGCGGGGCTCGGGGCCGAGGTGCTCAAGATCGAGCCGCCGGGCGGCAGTCCGACGCGCGGGATCGCGCCTTTCTGGCAGGACAGGCCGGATCCTGAGGGGTCGCTCTATTTCTGGGCCTATAATCGCGGCAAGCGCTCGGCGGTCCTCGACCTCGAGGCGGCGGGGGGCCGGGACCGGCTTCTCGATCTTCTCGGCGAGGCCGATATCCTGCTCGATTCCAGCCGGGGCCGGCTCAACCAGGTGCTCGCCCTCGACAGGGCGGCGCTCGCCGCGCGCTTTCCTGCGCTCGTCGTCGCGCGGATGACGCCGTTCGGCGATGACGGGCCCTGGAGCGCCTTCAAGGGGTCGGATCTCGTCCACCTCGCGCTCGGCGGCGTGATGATGAATTGCGGCTACGATCCCGACCTCGCCGGTCGCTACGACCTGCCGCCGATCGCTCCCCAGATGTGGCACGCCTACCATATCGCCGGCGAACAGCTCGTCATCGGCATCCTCGCCGCGCTGATCGATCGCCTCGCGTCCGGGCAGGGCCAGGACGTCGCCTGCGCCGTGCACGAGGCGGTTTCCAAGAACACCGAGCTCGACCTGATGTCCTGGGTGATGCGGCGGGCGCCGCTGCTGCGCCAGACCTGCCGCCACGCCACCGAGGCGGTGTCCCGCGTGCCCAATGTCAGCCATACCAAGGACGGACGCTGGTACATGACCTGGGGCGTCGGCGCGCGCGACAAGGCCAATCTCGTGCCGTTCCTGAAGCGCTACGACATGGCGGCGGATCTGAAGCCGCCCGGCGCGGATGCCGATCTCAATGCGCGCAGCGTGCCCGGATCCTCGGTCGGTGACGAGGCCGGGGCCCATACGCTCGAAGTGGTGCAACGCTTCGTCCGGGCGACGACCTACGCGACGACGCCCTGGAAGGAGGCGCAGGCGGCAGGGCTTCTCTGGGCGCCCCTGCGCAAGCCGCACGAGAATGCGCAGGACGAGCATTGGCTGAAGCGGGGGACGGTGTCGGACATCGTCCATCCCGAGGCCGGCCGCTCCTTCCAATATGCCACCGGCAAATGGCTGAGCTCGGAAACGCGCTGGCAGGCCGGCCGCCCAGCGCCGCGCATCGGCGAGCATACGCAGGAAGGTTTTGCGGGAGCGCGCCCGCCGCGGCCGGACAAGGTGCCGGCCTCGCCCCGTCCGCCCGTTCTTTCGGCCCGCGCCAAGCCCTTTGCGCTCCAGGGCGTGCGGATCCTCGACTTCTCCTGGTTTCTCGCCTCGGCCGGCGGCACGCGCTTCGCAGCGGCGCTGGGCGCCGAGTGCCTCAAGGTCGAGTGGAAGGAAAACCCCGATACGAGGCTGGCCGCGATGGCGCCGGTGGGCGGCCGCGCGGCCCGCGAGGCGGCGACCGCGCCGCTTCCCGGCGTCGACGATCCCGACATGGGCGGGCAGTACAACAACAAGAATGCCGGCAAGCGCGGCATCTCGCTCAACATCCGCCATCCCAAGGGCCTGGATATCGCCAGGCGCCTCGTCGCCCTTTCCGACGTGGTCGCCGAAGGCTTCTCGCCGGGCGTCCTCGATCGGCTCGGCCTCGGCTACGAGGTGCAGCGCGCCATCCGCCCCGACATCATCTATGTGCAGCAATCGGGCATGGGCAGCTACGGCACCTATGGCAGGCTGCGCACGGTCGGGCCGATCGCCGCCTCCTTCGCCGGCACCAACGACATGTCCGGCCTGCCCGAGCCGGCGATGCCGGCAGGCTGGGGCTATTCCTATCTCGACTGGATGGGCGCTTATGGCTTTGCCCAGGCCATTCTCGGCAGCCTCTATCACCGCGCCGTCACGGGCCGCGGCCAGCGCATCGACGCCTCGCAATGCGAGGCGGGCATCTTCCTGTGCAGCCAGGCGATCCTCGAATGGTCCGCCAACGGCAAGGTCTGGCAGCGCTCGGGCAACCGTTCGCCGGGCGGCCATGCCGCGCCGCACGGCGCCTATCGCTGCCGCGGCGAAGATCGCTGGCTCGCCATCTCCTGCTTCGACGACGCCGAATGGCAGGCGCTCGCTTGCGTCGCCGGGCATGGCGAATGGGCCACGGATCCGCGCTTCCTCAGCCTCGACGCCAGGCTCGGCCATCAGGACGAACTCGACGCTCTGGTTTCGGGCTGGACGCAGGGCCTCGACGCCTATGACGGCATGGCCCGCCTTCAGGCGGCCGGCGTGCCGGCCGGCGTCTGCCAGACCGCCGAGGATCGCTGCGATCGTGATCCGCAGCTCGCGGCGCTGGCGTGGCTGACGGAGGTCGACGGCACCAAGATCGGCCGATGGCCCGTCGCCGAGATACCGGTCAAGCTCGACAGGACGCCGGCGCATGTCGGCGGGCCGGTCGATCGAGGCGCGCCCTGCTATGGCGAGGACAATGACTACGTCCTTGGGGAACTGCTTGGACACACGACAGCGGAGATCCGCTCCTTTGAAGCGGAAGGCGTGATCTGA
- a CDS encoding DUF6481 family protein: protein MKTAKGSDLSDRRKLATDAKAALLDRYRAAMAAAEPGRAARQAERQAVSTAREERRAERDRLKAEEQERLLAEAKAREIVAESEAFLAEQARKAADVSRIAKIIEDEAARKAERDRRYANRKARKS from the coding sequence TTGAAGACTGCGAAGGGTAGCGACCTCTCCGATCGTCGCAAACTGGCCACCGACGCGAAGGCGGCCCTCCTCGATCGCTATCGGGCCGCGATGGCGGCGGCGGAGCCCGGCCGTGCCGCAAGGCAGGCGGAGCGGCAGGCCGTGTCGACGGCGCGCGAAGAGCGCCGGGCCGAGCGCGACCGCCTGAAGGCGGAAGAGCAGGAAAGGCTCCTGGCCGAAGCCAAGGCGCGGGAGATCGTCGCCGAATCCGAAGCCTTCCTGGCCGAGCAGGCGCGCAAGGCCGCCGATGTCAGCCGCATCGCCAAGATCATCGAGGATGAAGCGGCCCGCAAGGCCGAGCGCGACCGGCGCTACGCCAACCGGAAGGCCCGCAAGAGCTGA
- a CDS encoding carbohydrate ABC transporter permease, with protein MSLFGHAGRRRRIGPWSGLAAVAMVAFFALPIAYLVSVSFKTPDQVLTGHFLPDAPTLYNWGETFRVIPLVRFLVNSLAVACFSAALTLAIALPATYAMIRLKVGGRFLPAFILATYVAPPVVALIPLFMLLRWLGLLNTVAGLVLVNAVANLPVAFWLLSGFLRRLPPEIDEAAWMDGAGHATVICRIIAPMLTPGLVATGLICGILAYDEFLLASAFSNDEGSRTLPVAIALFQGERLINFGQMAVASLTGIVPVYLIGLFAQRFLIGGLTAGSIKG; from the coding sequence ATGAGCCTCTTCGGACATGCCGGCCGGCGCAGGCGCATCGGCCCGTGGAGCGGGCTCGCGGCGGTGGCGATGGTCGCCTTCTTCGCCCTGCCGATCGCCTATCTCGTCTCGGTGTCGTTCAAGACGCCGGACCAGGTGCTGACAGGGCATTTCCTGCCCGATGCGCCGACGCTCTACAATTGGGGCGAGACCTTCCGTGTCATCCCGCTCGTCCGCTTCCTCGTCAACTCGCTGGCAGTCGCCTGCTTCAGCGCCGCGCTGACGCTGGCGATCGCCCTGCCCGCCACCTATGCGATGATCCGCCTGAAGGTCGGCGGGCGCTTCCTGCCGGCCTTCATCCTGGCAACCTATGTGGCGCCGCCGGTGGTCGCCCTCATCCCGCTGTTCATGCTGCTGCGCTGGCTCGGCCTGCTCAACACCGTCGCCGGCCTCGTCCTCGTCAACGCCGTCGCCAACCTGCCCGTCGCCTTCTGGCTGCTTTCCGGCTTCCTGCGGCGCCTGCCGCCGGAGATCGACGAAGCGGCCTGGATGGACGGGGCGGGCCATGCCACCGTCATCTGCCGCATCATCGCGCCGATGCTGACGCCCGGCCTGGTGGCGACCGGCCTGATCTGCGGCATCCTCGCCTATGACGAATTCCTGCTCGCCTCCGCCTTCAGCAATGACGAGGGCAGCCGCACCCTGCCGGTGGCGATCGCGCTGTTCCAGGGCGAGCGGCTGATCAATTTCGGCCAGATGGCGGTGGCCTCGCTTACCGGCATCGTGCCGGTCTATCTCATCGGCCTCTTCGCCCAGCGCTTCCTCATCGGCGGCCTGACGGCGGGCAGCATCAAGGGGTGA